The Enoplosus armatus isolate fEnoArm2 chromosome 21, fEnoArm2.hap1, whole genome shotgun sequence genomic sequence ATCATAGGAGTCGACAAATTGTCCCTCCACAAACTGGATGGTGAGAGAAGATTtccctacaaacacacacacataaacagcacGTGGTTAGTTGACGTAGCATCGTTAGCTAAATAAAGAGgcattttgtgtttcctgtccttATTAGACTGCTCTATCTGGTCGCATGATTTCCCCTCTTAATATTCTGTTAGGTATAAATGTCTTGAGGAGCTCATCTCTGAAATATCATCACAATGTACTGATGTTGTGGTATTTGGTGAAAACTATTGTTTTAACTTGGTTCGCCAGTATTCGGTGCAGTAGGTGTGTTCCAGGTAAAACACAGGGGGCCTTCCTGGATCGTCTGCAATGATGctctcagctgcagcatcagGACCACACCTGCCGTacaatctgattggctgtcagctAACCAATCAGGCAACTAATTATGGTTATAGGGATGGAAGGAGTGGCCTTAAGTTTGTAATGAAcatctcttttcatctcttcagaCACCagcttttttaaatattaagaACATCATTTTACATGAAGACACAATCAGCTCCCCTCGTGGTCCACATCGTGTGTATGTTCATGTGGACTAATGAGAGGCTGGACAGTCCAAATGTTCCTGGAGAACAAGCTTTATATTAACTAATAGTAGAGGCGTGGCTTCAGATTGACATGCGCCACAGTAACACCCCGCCTAATGCGGTTATTTACGGCGGGCGATAACATGACGAGGACTTACCCACCGATCTGTAACCCAACACGGCGATTTTCCGGGATTTTGGCTGCGGCATGGTCTTATTTGGAGCATCCAGACAAGCGGGTAGAGCATCATAGCCCCTGCATCATCTCGAGCCGAAGCAGCCCGGTCTCACCGCATTATAGATGAGCACTCAACTCCGATTGGCTACGCACACGCACAGAGGCGGGATGTTGTTATAAGCGTGCGTTTCAATTGGTTTACAACGGACGCACCGCTGACAGCCGTTCTCGAAGCCTTCGTTCATTCGACAAACCAGACTGGTAGAGGTGTCACTTCAGCCAATGGAAGAGCAAAGGACGACAGAGTGGGCGGGAGCAGCGGTGTAAACAGCAGTTCATATAGCTGCTTGTTAGCTCTGTTGTGGCTAAGCTAGTTAACTCTTCCCTACTTCACTCCGTCCTCTTGCACTTTGGACCTCCGTCTCTGGGTTTAAATGGCCGGCGTCGCCCTGAAGTTCTCCGCTCACTGGCGTTCTGTCAAAATAAGAAGGTGAAAGTCGGAAACTGTCCTCTCATGTTGATGCTGTTTGAAGCTGTTATTGGGGGTTTTGACACTCGGTGCACTGAACTTTAACTTTACTGAGGGGTCAAACTAGGTTAATGTTAGCCAGTGACATCTGCAGCTACTAGTTAGCTCGGCTAAGTTAGCACTCTCAGAAAGCATTCAGTGCAGTGATTCtgctgttagcttgttagcagcTTTGCAGACACTTGACATCTGCTAACAAGGTAAGTTAGCATCAGTCAATCTGCCTACAACTTTATGAAGAGGGACAAGGTGAAACCTGTAGCGTAAAGCCCTCACACAGTTTCAGTAATGAAGCATTGTTTCTATTATTAATGATAACAGGAGTGACCATGCTAGCGAAACAaaagcagctacagttagctgtGCTGGCTGTGACCTTTGCTCCAGATTCTCAGAGCAGAGTTAGAGGTGGACGTCCTGTCAGAACAAAAGCCAAACATTGAATGACTCCGGCCTCTCAATGTGCACTGTGCTGCTTTTCCCAGTCTTATATTACAATAAGCTcaatctctttgggttttagcttgttttgttttgaccaacagtccaaaactgaaatatatttcctttactatcatatatgtGGAATACAAGCAGCAGAGCCTTGTATGTGAGAAGCTGCACCAgcaaatatttgtcatttactgcattaaaaatgactgaaataattAATCCGTTGTCAAAACCGACTAAATGATCGCTGCAGCTCACACTGATGAAACAGAATGGGTTTAAAATAGTTTCCATCAACATTTACAAGAAATCCACTTTGTTCAGGAGAAATCTACAATCCAATACACCGGATGTCCatattgaatatatattttcatcagCGTCATTATAAAATTTAGTGTTTCAGCTATCAGGTACACTATTTCATTTGATGTTATCCAACATAAAAATGATCCCAATCAGTTCCACACAGTGAGGAATGTAGACAAATCTACAAAATGTAGATTTGGGGAAAAGAGAGTGCTCTTATTGGATCAGAAGAGATGGTGCTCTCACGATCAAACGTTTAGATGTGTCCCTAAAATCTAGCTGGGAAACTTTCTTGTATACATGACATCTAAGACATCCGATAACTGCGGAAAGCAAAGGGTAAAGTGGTTATTTAATTGTAGCTAAAGGCtctgaatgttttcctctcGGTCACCAGCTTGGTCAGCGTCTCCACCGTTCCCAGTCTGAAGTTCCACACCACAGCCTCTCCGATGATGGGTGAGTATCTGCTGCAACAGATTGATCTTTCTGCTccacacctttttattttttcatgatcATTTCAATGAGGTGCAGGACAGATATGAGGAAGAAGTCAGagtttgactgactgactcaacCCCACGGCTTGTTTGgtgcattttatttgaaaaatgattaaataatttgataattgaataaacaaaacaaaaagttcaagATTTCTCTGGTTGCAGTGGAAGATAACACCTCGGACaccttttgacatttcatatcTATCCAACATTATTCTTTACCTTTCATTACAGATCAGTGCaactcaaagtgcttcacagctGACTGACAGGCTGATAATAACACAGCACAAACGTGAACAGTGAAACTATTTGAGAGTAATGACagaatgtaataataaaaccaaTGAAATAGATAAAAATAGGTAAGAAATAAtacaagaaaatgtatttaataaacagtaacataaaatggagtaaaacatttcaaatgaaataaatgcttCAATAAAATAGATAATGGCCATGACTCTTCCAGTGGCTCGGAGCATTTTTAAAACTTGCCTTTGCTACATCTTCGGCCTACAGACGAATCAACTGATAGTTTCAGCAGTCGTCATGTTACAGGAACATGTTGATGGGATCGTTGCTGGTGACTATCGGAGGTCATGacggtcagtgtgtgtgcaggtgcgACGGTGGAGCAGTTTGAGCAGGCCAAGAGCAAACTGTCGACGCTGAAGAACGACCCGGGCAACGACGTCAAACTGAAGATCTACGCTCTCTTCAAACAGGTGGGAGGTGCTGATGTTCCAGATGTTCCAGATGTTCCGCCTTCGTGTCCGGAGCGTCTCACTCTTTTCCACGCTCTGCTATGTTTACGCTCCGGCTCTAGTTAGTCTAACTGCTCGCATCTCTGAAGCTGATCAGAAATGcctgcagcctgtttgtgtgaaatgtcacaaacaaatgaaatgcatcattACGTATTTGTTTTAAGTCTTTCGTCAACAACTACGGGCATTCATTAACAGCTGACGTAGTTTTTCTTTGTAGATAATGAGAGCGAGAGGTCTGAAAAGTAAtcttcatgttattttgttagAACTTGTCATTAGTAACCTTAAGAATGAAGAAGATGTTAGAGGAGCCTTTTATGACGCAGTGTGGATAACAAATATGTCAACGTTTGAATTATTGCAATCATAAACATGCATGACTGCATCATATTTGTCAGTCTAATTTTAAAGGATCTTCTACATTGAAACCAGTTGACTGTGTTTCCCTCTCAGCATATTTAACACCAGCTCTTCTGGCTATAATAGCgtgttatatatatttattatactatattatatatttattacacatttaactgtcctcctcctcctcctgcaggccaCTCAGGGTCCCTGCAACACTCCCAAACCAGGCTTGCTGGACTTTGTCAACAAGGTTAAATGGGATACGTGGAAATCTCTGGGCTCCACATCACAGGTACATCTGCTCCAGGACCCCACACTGTAGGTCATTATTACTGTCAGCCGTTTAATGTTCAGCTGCAGATCCTAAAacagcttcttctgctgctgttcttcctgtaattaatgtaaataaagaccataatctgtgatgaagtttcagaaaaaagcaggaagcacaaacacatgaggaaggaaatgattCATTCGCCGCGTCTGTGTTgctgaaatgttcctttatAAACTCTTCGTGTCACCCAGGATGAAGCCAGGCAGCAGTACTGCGACCTGATTGGCTCCCTGGTGGCGGCAGAAGGTGGAAGCTCCGCCCACGTGGCTGCACAGCCTGCTGGGAGCGGGACGGCGTACGAGACGCTATTGGTCACCACGGAGGATGACATCACCACCATCAAACTGAACCGACCGACCAAGAAAAACGCCATCActactgaggtgtgtgtgtgtgtgtgtgtgtgtgtgtgtgtgtgtgtgtgtgtgtgtgtgtgtgtgtgtgtgtgtgtgtgtgtgtgtgtgtgtgtgtgtgtgtgtgtgtgtgtgtgtgtgatattttgaATGTGTTATAGAGATCAGTGTGTTCTTATGAATCCTGTTAACTCTTAaatctgttttctctcagaTGTACAATGAGATTATTGCAGCTCTGGAGCAGGCAGCTAAAGACGACTCAGTCATCACTGTCTTtactggtacacacacacacacacacacacacacacacagctgaataGCATTAGTTCAAAATAACATcagtaaatgtttctgtgtgtctgtatatacaGTCACAGTCTATGATCTGCTACTACGACCACCCTATATGTACATGTAGGAATCTGGTTGTAGTCTTGTAAATGGGGACCCTGCAAGATCCTGTGACTAAACCTCTTTAGATGTGAGAGGGTGTCAGACTTTACTGAACCCTGCAGGAACCACCAAAACCACCAAAACTGACCTCCAGGAGCCACAATCGAACGGTGAcacttggttttattttatttcattataggTTAAAGGAATATTCCAGCAAACAGTCAGTTCGTCACAGAACATCATGCAGAGCCCCGAACAAGTGACAGAAGGGAGAGTCATGTGTGAACGTCATTcttctgtttacacacacacacacacacacacacacacacgcacacacacacacacacacacacacacacacacacacacacacacacactctcttcacTGCAGGTGCTGGTGATTTTTACAGCAGTGGAAATGACCTGAGCAACTTCACCAAGATCCCTGAGGGAGGGGTCGAGGAGATGGCCAAACGTGGTGGAGATCTGCTCAGGTGatcactgattgattgattgattgattgattgattgtttgagAAACTGGCTCACTGGTTGCTGGCTGATCAGTTGACCTGCTGACCTTGAGGCAGAGCTGTGGACTTGGACTCGTCTGCTGTGAGAGGTAGTCGAGAGAGACTTGACTTGGGAACACATTGATATTGAAAAGTGTAATATTGTGTGTAGTTGTGCCAGACCgtcatgaataattaataaccTCACCATCTGCTGGCTCCAGAATAAAATGGAGTTCATGTGCTACTTCCTGCTTTTAGTTATTAAAgagctcctttttgtttttcttagatATTTAAGGTTAAATATGTTTAATTGCTCTATCGgactcattattattattattattattacttgaaGATGTATTTTGTGATTAACATATGTAATAACGTGTTTGTATAAATACTCCAACAGCTTGATGATAAATGATCCTAAGTGCTGAGCCaacagtaacccccccccccccccccccccccccccccccccccccccccccccaagttgAACAGAGAACAATTATCATTAGCCACTGACGGGGGGGTTCAGGGATGCCTGAAGCCTGTTGTACCTCCTc encodes the following:
- the eci2 gene encoding enoyl-CoA delta isomerase 2, giving the protein MAGVALKFSAHWRSVKIRSLVSVSTVPSLKFHTTASPMMGATVEQFEQAKSKLSTLKNDPGNDVKLKIYALFKQATQGPCNTPKPGLLDFVNKVKWDTWKSLGSTSQDEARQQYCDLIGSLVAAEGGSSAHVAAQPAGSGTAYETLLVTTEDDITTIKLNRPTKKNAITTEMYNEIIAALEQAAKDDSVITVFTGAGDFYSSGNDLSNFTKIPEGGVEEMAKRGGDLLRKYVKAYIDFPKPLVAVVNGPAVGIPVTVLGLFDLVYATERATFQTPFSQLGQSAEGCSSYTFPKIMGPAKASEMLLFNKKLTAVQACQLGLVTEVFPDSSFQAEVWTRLKAYAKLPPNSLALSKQLIRSMERERLHAVNDAEVERLMERWTSDECFNAVMNFFQAKAKL